A single region of the Chryseobacterium sp. 6424 genome encodes:
- a CDS encoding phosphoribosylformylglycinamidine synthase has protein sequence MNKRIFVEKKGIFDVESPKVFNEIKNILPDIQNVKIYNVYDIFGLDEADFSKVVNSTFVDPVTDVLHTENPAQELYFATEFLPGQYDQRADSAEQCIALLTGNSHVQVRSGKLIEIFGVAESDLIKIKALFINKVESQEKDLSILAIPVERQPSPVKIHENFIDFDSQQLEAFFNDHGFALGLDDLAHIQTYFKSEKRNPTETELKVLDTYWSDHCRHTTFETALTDIKFEGPYKQVLEDIFADYQQKRKILGRGHKAVSLMDLGTIAAKYLYSTGKLDNLVTSDEINACTVEIEAEYDGKKEPWYLLFKNETHNHPTEIEPFGGASTCLGGAIRDPLSGRAYVYQAMRLTGAGDVLEPVSATLPGKLPQRTITKQAANGYSSYGNQIGLATTMVSEIYHEGYKAKRMEVGFVVGAVPKDWVKREKPTVGDIVIVLGGATGRDGVGGATGSSKEQDETSIHTLSTEVQKGNAVEERKIQRLFRNPEVTRLIKKSNDFGAGGVSVAIGEIADSLEINLDVMPLKYEGLNGSELAISESQERMAVVISASDKDKFIHLCEKENIHAFEIAKVTDSGRMQIFWQGNRIVDLSRDFLDTNGCAKSQQVEISHLNTIEQLHIPFTEENFYSALANKNAASQKGLHEMFDASVGGTTVTMPFGGKYQETLMEGSVHTLPVLHAENVETVSLASWGFDAALSAENSMIGAANAVVESVAKIVAMGGDYTNIRLSFQEYFEKLGTDGKNWGKPLASLLGAYDAQMNLELAAIGGKDSMSGTYQDIHVPPTLISFACAHGKKQHIISPEFKKAGNRIYFFNHQPQESGLPNYDDLKEIFNLIHAQIQSKNIGSVKTVKEGGVAVAVSKMCFGNQLGAKISVNEKVLLTNNIGSFILETNTVINHPLLQEIGEVQKFDRLIINGFEFDIKKLLEINKNVFEELFPTKEARKIIVEIDPKLNSTLSRSILINKHGIAKPRVFAPIFPGTNCEYETQNAFLKEGAEVSSLPFVNLNHNLLNESIDAWVKEIEQSQILVFSGGFSAGDEPDGSAKFIVNVLKNQKMKAAVHRLLERDGMILGICNGFQALVKSGLLPYGEIRDLDKNAPTLAHNAIGRHISQMVDVKVVNEDSPWLRNMKDQVYTIPISHGEGRFVASEELLTSLYKNGQIATQYVDFNGDIAHGMPMNPNNSLFGIEGIISPNGKIYGRMGHPERYSEGLFKNIPGVNYHNIFKNGVEYFK, from the coding sequence GAAAGTGATTTAATAAAAATCAAAGCCTTATTCATCAATAAAGTTGAAAGTCAGGAAAAAGACCTGTCCATATTGGCAATTCCTGTTGAAAGACAGCCATCACCGGTTAAGATACATGAAAATTTCATTGACTTTGATTCTCAGCAGCTTGAAGCATTCTTTAATGATCATGGTTTTGCTTTAGGTCTCGATGATTTGGCGCATATTCAAACTTATTTTAAATCAGAAAAACGAAATCCAACGGAGACTGAACTGAAAGTTCTAGACACGTATTGGAGTGACCATTGCCGACATACGACTTTTGAAACCGCTTTAACGGATATTAAGTTTGAAGGTCCCTACAAGCAGGTTTTGGAAGATATTTTTGCCGATTATCAGCAGAAAAGAAAAATCTTGGGACGCGGGCACAAAGCAGTTTCGCTAATGGATCTCGGTACGATTGCTGCAAAATACTTGTACAGCACCGGAAAACTCGACAATCTGGTTACTTCAGATGAAATCAATGCGTGCACGGTAGAAATTGAAGCTGAATATGATGGTAAGAAAGAGCCGTGGTATCTACTTTTCAAAAATGAAACACACAATCACCCAACCGAAATCGAACCTTTTGGTGGGGCTTCGACTTGTCTGGGGGGCGCGATTCGGGATCCTTTATCTGGAAGAGCTTATGTGTATCAAGCAATGCGTTTAACCGGCGCTGGCGATGTTTTAGAACCTGTTTCTGCCACTTTACCGGGCAAACTTCCGCAACGCACGATTACCAAGCAGGCCGCGAATGGGTATTCTTCTTACGGAAATCAAATCGGGTTGGCTACCACGATGGTAAGCGAAATTTATCATGAAGGTTACAAAGCCAAACGCATGGAAGTAGGTTTTGTGGTGGGCGCTGTACCGAAAGATTGGGTAAAACGTGAAAAACCTACAGTAGGGGACATCGTAATCGTCTTGGGTGGCGCAACCGGCAGGGACGGTGTTGGCGGTGCGACCGGAAGCTCCAAAGAGCAAGATGAGACCTCTATTCATACGCTATCAACCGAAGTACAGAAAGGAAACGCCGTAGAAGAACGTAAGATTCAGCGGCTTTTCAGGAATCCTGAGGTTACCCGGTTAATAAAAAAATCGAACGATTTTGGTGCTGGCGGTGTCTCTGTGGCCATCGGTGAAATTGCCGACAGTCTTGAAATAAATCTTGATGTGATGCCCTTGAAATATGAAGGGTTAAACGGTTCAGAACTCGCCATCTCCGAATCGCAGGAGCGTATGGCAGTGGTTATTTCTGCTTCGGATAAGGATAAATTCATTCACTTGTGTGAAAAAGAAAACATCCATGCCTTTGAGATTGCCAAAGTCACCGACAGCGGACGTATGCAGATCTTCTGGCAAGGTAATAGAATCGTAGACCTAAGTCGCGATTTTTTAGATACCAATGGTTGCGCAAAATCTCAGCAAGTTGAAATCTCGCATCTGAATACAATCGAACAGTTGCACATACCGTTTACTGAAGAGAATTTTTATTCGGCACTGGCCAACAAAAATGCAGCTTCACAAAAAGGACTTCACGAGATGTTCGATGCTTCAGTCGGCGGAACTACTGTAACAATGCCTTTCGGCGGCAAATATCAGGAAACATTGATGGAAGGCAGTGTGCATACTTTACCGGTTTTACATGCTGAAAATGTCGAGACCGTATCATTGGCAAGTTGGGGATTCGATGCTGCTCTATCAGCAGAAAACTCGATGATCGGCGCTGCCAATGCCGTGGTTGAAAGTGTAGCTAAGATTGTGGCGATGGGTGGTGATTATACAAACATCCGGTTAAGTTTTCAGGAGTATTTTGAAAAACTCGGGACTGACGGTAAAAACTGGGGCAAACCATTAGCTTCTTTGTTGGGTGCTTACGATGCCCAAATGAACCTTGAACTGGCGGCAATCGGTGGAAAAGATTCGATGAGCGGGACCTATCAGGATATTCATGTGCCGCCAACTTTAATTTCTTTTGCATGTGCGCATGGCAAAAAACAACATATCATTTCACCTGAATTTAAAAAAGCGGGTAATAGGATTTACTTTTTTAACCATCAGCCACAGGAAAGCGGACTTCCGAACTATGATGATTTAAAGGAAATCTTTAACCTAATTCATGCGCAGATACAATCCAAGAACATTGGCTCAGTAAAGACAGTAAAAGAAGGTGGGGTAGCGGTGGCCGTTTCGAAGATGTGTTTTGGTAATCAACTCGGAGCAAAAATATCGGTAAATGAAAAGGTATTACTTACCAATAATATCGGTAGTTTCATATTGGAAACAAATACTGTGATTAATCATCCGTTACTTCAAGAAATAGGCGAAGTACAAAAATTTGATAGACTGATTATCAATGGTTTTGAGTTCGATATAAAAAAATTACTTGAAATAAATAAAAATGTTTTTGAAGAATTATTCCCGACTAAAGAGGCAAGAAAAATCATCGTTGAAATTGATCCCAAATTAAATTCTACTCTTTCGCGATCCATCCTTATTAACAAACATGGTATTGCTAAACCTCGGGTGTTCGCGCCAATTTTTCCTGGTACAAACTGTGAATATGAAACACAAAACGCGTTCCTAAAAGAAGGTGCTGAGGTAAGTAGTTTACCATTCGTTAATCTTAATCACAACCTTTTGAATGAAAGCATCGATGCTTGGGTGAAAGAGATCGAACAGTCACAAATTTTGGTTTTTTCCGGTGGGTTTTCAGCGGGTGATGAACCAGACGGATCAGCGAAGTTCATCGTTAATGTGCTCAAGAATCAAAAGATGAAAGCAGCTGTTCACAGACTTCTGGAACGGGACGGAATGATTCTAGGAATTTGCAATGGTTTCCAGGCTCTCGTGAAATCTGGGCTTTTGCCTTATGGTGAAATTCGGGATCTTGACAAAAACGCCCCAACATTGGCCCACAATGCCATAGGAAGGCATATCTCCCAGATGGTTGATGTGAAAGTGGTGAATGAGGATTCTCCTTGGTTAAGAAACATGAAAGATCAGGTGTACACCATCCCCATCTCTCATGGTGAGGGCCGGTTTGTAGCGTCTGAAGAACTGTTGACTTCCCTTTATAAGAACGGGCAAATCGCCACACAATATGTTGATTTCAATGGCGACATCGCACACGGAATGCCAATGAATCCCAATAATTCATTGTTTGGGATAGAAGGTATTATTTCACCAAACGGTAAGATTTATGGCAGAATGGGACATCCGGAACGGTATTCTGAAGGGCTTTTTAAAAACATACCTGGGGTAAATTATCATAATATATTCAAAAATGGTGTTGAATATTTTAAATGA
- the purC gene encoding phosphoribosylaminoimidazolesuccinocarboxamide synthase, with the protein MEKGAMLYEGKAKQVFETANPEQVIVRFKDDATAFNAQKKGSVDLKGEMNNAITTLIFEYLNKKGIPTHFIEKLNEREQLVKKVNIIPLEMVVRNYSAGSMAQRLGVEEGIKSPVTIFDICYKKDELGDPLINDHHAVFLGAATYEELDEMYELTSDINEILIDLFDKMNIILVDFKIELGKIRDGKIVLADEISPDTCRLWDKDTMKKLDKDRFRRDLGEVTEAYVEIYERLKKVLNR; encoded by the coding sequence ATGGAAAAAGGAGCTATGCTTTATGAAGGAAAAGCAAAACAAGTCTTCGAAACAGCAAATCCCGAACAGGTAATTGTTCGTTTTAAAGATGATGCTACTGCCTTTAACGCACAGAAAAAAGGCAGCGTAGATCTGAAAGGCGAAATGAACAATGCCATCACCACCTTGATATTCGAGTATTTGAATAAAAAAGGCATCCCGACACATTTCATCGAAAAGTTAAATGAGCGCGAGCAGTTGGTGAAGAAGGTAAATATCATCCCACTCGAAATGGTGGTACGCAACTATTCCGCGGGCAGTATGGCGCAACGCCTGGGCGTGGAAGAAGGTATAAAATCACCGGTCACCATTTTCGATATTTGTTATAAAAAAGATGAGTTGGGCGATCCGCTGATTAACGATCATCATGCGGTATTTCTGGGTGCGGCTACCTATGAAGAACTTGACGAGATGTATGAGCTGACTTCTGACATCAATGAAATCCTGATTGATCTTTTTGATAAAATGAACATCATCCTCGTAGATTTCAAAATAGAGCTGGGGAAGATCCGTGACGGGAAAATTGTACTTGCCGATGAAATTTCACCAGATACCTGCCGACTTTGGGACAAGGACACCATGAAAAAACTTGATAAAGACCGGTTCCGCCGCGATTTAGGCGAAGTTACGGAAGCTTATGTCGAAATCTATGAACGCCTGAAAAAAGTCCTGAACAGATAA
- the purF gene encoding amidophosphoribosyltransferase — MKELQKHKEEYLAQFSKRPYGRNLLKTEDVFDAPTEECGIFGIYSDSDLDTFSLSQFGLFALQHRGQEACGISVMKGGKIYNIKDEGLVLDVYKNIREPETFMGNSAIGHTRYTTAGDKKKYNFQPFFAKNEYDQIILSIAHNGNLTNAHELKRELEAEGVVFKATSDSEVILRLIQKNLDLGLRGAIKATMDKIKGAYSVVGMTRNKFFAFRDFHGIRPLVLGAVDENTFVAASESVALDAVGAQYVRDILPGEIVYTSENEKGLKSFLVKENCERRICAFEYIYFARPDSTLENINVHEIREKSGEKIWQQAPVEADMVIGVPDSGVPAAIGFSKASGIPFRPVLIKNRYIGRSFIVPTQEMRERIVNLKLNPIISEIKGKRVVIIDDSIVRGTTSKRLVKIMKDAGVKEIHFRSVSPPIVAPCYLGIDTPTKDDLISANMTSEELRDYLGVDSLEFLSMPNLREILGSSNHCFGCFTEEYPVPSGPHPDYTDE, encoded by the coding sequence ATGAAAGAACTACAAAAACATAAGGAAGAATATCTGGCACAGTTCAGCAAAAGACCTTATGGACGCAACCTGCTGAAAACCGAAGATGTTTTTGATGCCCCAACTGAAGAATGCGGCATCTTCGGCATATATTCGGACAGCGATCTGGATACATTTTCGCTCTCACAGTTTGGCCTATTTGCGTTGCAGCATCGCGGGCAGGAAGCGTGTGGCATCTCCGTAATGAAAGGTGGCAAAATTTATAATATCAAAGATGAAGGCCTGGTGCTGGATGTGTATAAAAACATCCGTGAGCCCGAAACTTTTATGGGAAACTCTGCCATTGGGCACACCCGTTATACCACGGCAGGCGATAAGAAGAAATATAATTTTCAGCCTTTTTTCGCTAAGAATGAATATGACCAGATCATCCTTTCCATCGCGCATAACGGTAACCTTACCAATGCCCACGAACTGAAACGTGAGCTTGAAGCCGAAGGTGTCGTCTTCAAAGCTACCTCAGATTCCGAAGTGATTTTAAGGCTTATCCAAAAAAATCTTGACCTGGGCTTACGTGGCGCTATAAAAGCCACAATGGATAAGATAAAAGGCGCTTATTCGGTAGTGGGGATGACACGGAACAAGTTTTTTGCCTTCCGGGATTTTCATGGGATTCGCCCGCTGGTATTAGGTGCGGTTGACGAAAATACCTTTGTTGCCGCTTCCGAATCTGTGGCGCTGGATGCGGTAGGTGCGCAATATGTACGCGATATCTTACCGGGCGAAATTGTATATACCAGCGAGAATGAAAAAGGCCTGAAATCCTTTTTAGTGAAAGAAAACTGCGAGCGCAGGATTTGTGCTTTTGAATATATTTATTTTGCCCGCCCTGATTCTACCTTAGAAAACATCAATGTACACGAGATACGCGAAAAATCTGGTGAAAAAATCTGGCAACAGGCACCGGTAGAGGCTGATATGGTGATTGGCGTACCAGATTCTGGTGTTCCGGCAGCGATTGGTTTCTCAAAAGCTTCGGGCATTCCGTTCCGTCCGGTCCTCATTAAAAACCGCTATATTGGCAGAAGTTTTATCGTCCCGACACAGGAAATGCGTGAAAGGATCGTAAACCTGAAGCTTAATCCCATCATATCTGAAATCAAAGGAAAAAGAGTGGTGATTATTGATGATTCTATCGTGAGAGGTACTACTTCGAAAAGGCTCGTGAAAATTATGAAAGATGCGGGCGTGAAGGAAATACATTTCCGATCGGTATCACCACCCATTGTCGCGCCTTGTTATCTGGGCATCGATACGCCTACAAAAGATGATTTGATTTCCGCAAACATGACTTCCGAAGAACTCAGGGATTATTTGGGTGTTGACAGTTTGGAGTTCCTGAGTATGCCAAACCTTCGGGAAATCTTAGGCAGTTCCAATCATTGCTTCGGGTGCTTTACAGAAGAATATCCTGTACCATCCGGACCGCATCCCGACTATACTGATGAATAA
- a CDS encoding DUF3307 domain-containing protein produces the protein MIFVPLILAHLLGDFLLQPNSWVADKEKNKINSPYLYLHVVLHATLALVMLWDLKLWWIAAVIGVTHFFIDWAKLHFQTRKTKRAWFFVDQLLHLAVIAGLSWLYFPYWLIDDFLNPTNLRIITALVFLTVPASVIIKTVISIWTPVAEDQTKIQTASLINAGKYIGILERLLVFTFILVNHWEGVGFMIAAKSVFRFSDLAEAKQRKLTEYVLIGTLLSFGIAIIAAIIIKI, from the coding sequence ATGATTTTTGTCCCACTCATACTTGCACATTTACTAGGGGATTTTCTTCTACAGCCCAACTCATGGGTGGCTGATAAAGAGAAGAATAAGATAAACAGTCCTTACCTTTACCTTCATGTCGTGTTGCATGCTACTTTAGCGCTGGTGATGCTGTGGGATCTCAAACTTTGGTGGATTGCCGCGGTTATCGGTGTTACACATTTTTTCATTGATTGGGCAAAACTGCATTTCCAGACAAGAAAAACCAAGCGGGCATGGTTTTTTGTTGATCAGTTACTTCATTTAGCCGTCATTGCGGGACTTTCTTGGTTATACTTCCCGTATTGGCTGATTGATGATTTCCTGAACCCGACGAATCTTAGAATTATAACAGCATTGGTATTCCTGACCGTTCCGGCCTCTGTCATCATTAAAACCGTGATCTCTATCTGGACTCCTGTCGCAGAAGACCAAACTAAAATACAGACCGCTTCGTTAATTAATGCAGGTAAATATATTGGCATCCTCGAAAGATTGTTAGTTTTCACATTTATCCTCGTCAATCATTGGGAAGGTGTAGGCTTCATGATCGCGGCCAAATCGGTTTTTCGTTTCAGTGATCTTGCAGAAGCCAAACAGCGCAAACTTACCGAATATGTGTTGATAGGCACGCTTCTAAGCTTCGGAATAGCTATTATAGCCGCTATAATTATAAAAATCTAA
- a CDS encoding SatD family protein: MIAIITGDLINSQQTDPESWLPRLKDLLESWVVGPENWEIYRGDEFQVKSSVNDVFQKALMIKSLIKTVENLDVRLAIGIGNEVFLSEKITESNGSAYVNSGRLLNEIKHEGRSLAICTDNEKVNRDINILFKWASIDFDSWSVATAQIVHRMLINKDLTQEQLAKDLNITQSSVSQRLKRANYDLVLETDVFFRKKIAEL, translated from the coding sequence ATGATTGCGATTATTACCGGTGACCTTATTAATTCACAGCAAACCGACCCTGAAAGCTGGCTACCCCGACTTAAAGATTTACTCGAAAGTTGGGTAGTTGGGCCGGAAAATTGGGAGATTTACCGAGGCGACGAGTTTCAGGTAAAATCTTCAGTGAATGATGTTTTCCAGAAAGCCCTCATGATAAAATCGTTGATAAAAACAGTTGAGAATCTCGATGTAAGGCTGGCTATCGGTATTGGGAATGAGGTTTTTTTATCTGAAAAAATCACCGAATCCAACGGATCTGCGTATGTGAATTCAGGTCGTTTGCTGAACGAGATCAAGCACGAAGGCCGTAGCCTTGCCATCTGTACCGATAACGAAAAGGTGAACCGCGACATCAATATCTTGTTCAAGTGGGCATCCATAGACTTCGACAGTTGGTCGGTAGCCACGGCACAAATCGTACACCGTATGCTTATTAATAAAGATCTTACCCAAGAACAATTGGCAAAAGATTTAAATATAACACAATCCTCAGTTAGCCAGCGGCTTAAACGCGCTAACTATGACCTTGTCTTGGAAACTGATGTTTTTTTCAGGAAAAAAATTGCAGAACTGTAA